A stretch of Candidatus Desulfarcum epimagneticum DNA encodes these proteins:
- the leuB gene encoding 3-isopropylmalate dehydrogenase, protein MSGISGPKRKKPARENRDRFETVLRPASRPSNFFPDSVVMKKKYRISVIPGDGIGPEIAEEGIRAADASAKRLGFDLDFDYFPIGGSHYLKTGELLEDSVLDSLSGSDAIYLGAIGTPEVKPGILEKEILLKLRFSLDQYINLRPAKLYKGVETPLKDKGPDDIDFVVIRENTEGMYSGAGGFLKRGTEDEVALQESISTRRGTERCVRHAFEFCRKRPPGKRKLTLCGKTNVLTYAFDLWDRVFNEVAGEFPDVETDYMHVDATCMWMVKNPETFDVILTDNMFGDIITDLAAMIQGGMGVAAGANIHPGGVSMFEPIGGSAPKYAGKQMANPVGAVLAAAMMLDELGESRAASLIESAVARALAGDFAGAGAGKMGMSTRGAGDVIVNYINTLE, encoded by the coding sequence ATGTCAGGCATAAGCGGCCCGAAAAGAAAAAAACCGGCGAGGGAAAACCGGGACCGTTTTGAAACCGTCCTTCGCCCGGCGTCCCGCCCGTCAAACTTTTTTCCGGACAGTGTGGTCATGAAAAAAAAATATCGCATATCGGTGATCCCGGGGGACGGCATCGGCCCTGAGATCGCGGAAGAGGGGATCAGGGCCGCCGACGCTTCGGCGAAGCGCCTCGGCTTTGATCTGGATTTTGATTATTTCCCCATCGGGGGGAGCCATTATCTTAAAACCGGGGAGCTTCTTGAAGACAGTGTCTTAGACTCCCTTTCCGGATCGGACGCCATATACCTGGGGGCCATCGGGACCCCGGAGGTGAAACCGGGAATTCTTGAAAAAGAGATTTTGCTCAAGCTCCGGTTTTCCCTGGATCAGTATATCAACTTAAGGCCGGCCAAACTGTACAAAGGGGTGGAGACCCCCCTGAAGGACAAGGGGCCGGACGACATTGACTTTGTGGTGATCCGGGAAAACACAGAGGGCATGTATTCGGGCGCCGGGGGATTTTTGAAACGGGGAACCGAAGACGAGGTGGCCCTCCAGGAGTCCATCAGCACCCGAAGGGGAACCGAGCGCTGCGTTCGCCACGCCTTTGAATTTTGCCGAAAACGCCCGCCCGGAAAGAGAAAACTGACCCTTTGCGGCAAAACCAACGTGCTGACCTACGCCTTTGATCTCTGGGACAGGGTCTTTAATGAAGTGGCCGGGGAGTTTCCCGATGTGGAGACGGACTACATGCACGTGGACGCGACCTGCATGTGGATGGTGAAAAATCCCGAAACGTTTGACGTGATTTTGACGGACAACATGTTCGGGGACATCATCACGGACCTGGCCGCCATGATACAGGGGGGAATGGGCGTGGCCGCCGGCGCCAACATTCACCCCGGGGGCGTGTCCATGTTTGAGCCCATCGGCGGCTCGGCGCCGAAATACGCCGGAAAACAGATGGCCAATCCCGTGGGCGCCGTTCTGGCCGCGGCCATGATGCTTGATGAGCTTGGAGAGAGCCGGGCCGCGTCGCTCATCGAATCGGCGGTGGCCCGGGCGCTGGCCGGGGATTTCGCCGGAGCGGGCGCCGGAAAAATGGGGATGTCCACCCGCGGGGCCGGGGATGTCATCGTCAATTATATCAACACTCTGGAATAA
- the asd gene encoding Aspartate-semialdehyde dehydrogenase, producing MERKIMGKKEFDIAVAGATGLVGSQMIQCLEERNFPAKSVRFLASSRSAGKTLEFKGEKVTVEELKEDSFKGVDIAIFSAGGTPSKRFAPFAAKDGCVVVDNSSAWRMDPDVPLVVPEVNPHAVSQYTKKGIVANPNCSTIQMVVALSPIHKKSGIKRLVISTYQAVSGTGKKAVDELMDQTRAIFQFADLKREVYPHQIAFNCLPHIDVFLDNGYTKEEMKMVNETRKILEDDSIAVTATTVRIPVIYGHSESVNIQTVSPLSAKEARALLESAPGVAVADDPAENIYPLAIDAAGRDETFVGRIRDDESAENALNMWIVADNIRKGAATNAVQIAELLAEKYL from the coding sequence ATGGAGAGAAAAATAATGGGAAAAAAAGAATTTGACATCGCGGTCGCCGGGGCCACCGGCCTTGTGGGAAGCCAGATGATTCAATGCCTGGAGGAGCGAAATTTTCCCGCGAAATCCGTCCGTTTCCTGGCCTCCAGCCGCTCCGCCGGTAAGACCCTTGAGTTTAAGGGAGAAAAAGTCACGGTGGAAGAGCTGAAAGAGGATTCATTCAAGGGAGTGGACATCGCCATCTTTTCGGCCGGGGGAACTCCCAGCAAGCGCTTCGCCCCGTTCGCGGCCAAAGACGGATGCGTGGTGGTGGACAATTCCAGCGCGTGGCGCATGGATCCCGACGTTCCCCTGGTGGTTCCGGAGGTCAATCCCCACGCCGTTTCGCAATACACAAAAAAGGGCATTGTGGCCAACCCCAACTGCTCCACCATCCAGATGGTTGTGGCTTTGAGCCCCATCCACAAAAAATCCGGGATTAAGCGTCTTGTGATCTCCACTTACCAGGCGGTTTCCGGAACCGGGAAAAAGGCCGTGGACGAGCTGATGGATCAGACCCGGGCGATTTTTCAGTTCGCGGATCTCAAGCGGGAGGTGTATCCCCATCAGATCGCCTTCAACTGCCTGCCCCATATCGATGTGTTTCTGGACAACGGCTACACCAAGGAAGAGATGAAGATGGTCAATGAGACCCGAAAAATCCTTGAGGACGACTCCATCGCCGTCACCGCCACCACTGTCCGGATTCCGGTGATCTACGGGCACAGCGAGTCCGTTAATATCCAGACCGTCTCCCCCCTTTCGGCCAAAGAGGCCCGGGCGCTTCTGGAGTCGGCCCCCGGGGTCGCGGTGGCGGACGACCCGGCCGAAAATATTTACCCCCTGGCCATCGACGCCGCCGGACGGGACGAGACCTTTGTGGGGCGGATACGCGACGACGAGTCCGCTGAAAACGCCCTGAACATGTGGATCGTCGCGGACAACATCCGAAAAGGGGCGGCCACCAACGCGGTTCAGATCGCCGAGCTTTTAGCGGAAAAATATTTATAA
- the greA gene encoding Transcription elongation factor GreA: MERVPITRAGYKVLKEELGRLKTVERPENIKAIEEARAHGDLSENAEFEAAKERQGFLEGRIGELEYKLGNADVIDPDETPKDRAVFACTVTLENIDTGESLRYQLVGPDESNVQKGKISVSSPLGRAIIGKRTGDEITMQAPGGKRYYELMEIA, from the coding sequence TTGGAAAGAGTTCCCATCACCCGCGCGGGCTACAAAGTGTTAAAAGAGGAGCTGGGTCGTCTCAAAACCGTCGAGCGTCCGGAAAATATCAAGGCCATTGAAGAGGCCCGGGCGCATGGCGATCTTTCCGAGAACGCCGAGTTTGAAGCCGCCAAGGAACGTCAGGGTTTTCTTGAAGGACGCATCGGGGAACTCGAATACAAACTGGGAAACGCGGATGTCATTGATCCCGATGAAACGCCCAAGGACCGGGCCGTTTTCGCGTGCACGGTGACCCTGGAAAACATCGACACCGGCGAGAGCCTGCGATATCAGCTCGTGGGCCCCGATGAGTCCAATGTGCAGAAAGGAAAAATATCGGTCTCTTCCCCGCTGGGAAGGGCCATCATCGGAAAACGGACGGGAGATGAAATCACCATGCAGGCCCCGGGAGGAAAAAGGTACTATGAGCTGATGGAGATCGCATAG
- the rpoZ gene encoding DNA-directed RNA polymerase subunit omega yields MARITIEDCLKTVPNRFKIVNMAAKRVKQIRDGSEYLVSAPKNEDIVVALREIAARKLIEKRGE; encoded by the coding sequence GTGGCGAGAATAACCATTGAAGACTGTCTGAAAACAGTTCCAAACCGTTTTAAAATTGTGAATATGGCCGCCAAACGGGTCAAACAGATCCGGGACGGCTCCGAATACCTGGTCAGCGCGCCCAAAAACGAGGACATCGTGGTGGCGCTTCGGGAAATCGCGGCGAGAAAACTCATTGAAAAAAGAGGCGAATAA
- a CDS encoding tRNA 2-thiocytidine(32) synthetase TtcA, with protein sequence MGAGLLREFKKTRAYRNVNRPMGKALAAYDMISEGDRIAVGISGGSDSLSLMALLHERMSRAPVRYELFGVHIDLGFGGDESAAIEDFFQKKGLCLRVEKTDYGPLAHGPENRENPCFLCARLRRKRMFEAADALDCGKIALGHNRDDFIETFFLNMFYAGDMRAMPPSQSFFDGKFTVIRPFAFTEKRAILRFSKRMEFPDIQNPCPSASNSKRLEIRRMLADFHSENDKITGNIFRAMRRPSTGPFL encoded by the coding sequence ATGGGCGCGGGATTATTGAGGGAATTTAAAAAAACACGCGCATACAGAAACGTCAACCGCCCCATGGGAAAGGCCCTGGCGGCCTACGACATGATATCCGAAGGCGACCGGATCGCCGTGGGGATCTCAGGGGGGAGCGACAGCCTTTCGCTCATGGCCCTTTTGCATGAGCGCATGTCCAGGGCGCCGGTTCGTTACGAGCTGTTCGGCGTTCATATTGATCTGGGCTTCGGGGGGGATGAAAGCGCCGCCATTGAGGATTTTTTTCAAAAAAAGGGCTTGTGCCTGCGTGTTGAAAAGACCGATTACGGCCCTTTGGCCCACGGCCCCGAAAACAGGGAAAACCCCTGTTTCCTTTGCGCCAGGCTCAGGCGGAAGCGAATGTTTGAGGCGGCTGACGCGCTTGACTGCGGAAAAATCGCCCTGGGTCACAACCGGGACGATTTCATTGAAACCTTTTTTTTGAATATGTTTTACGCCGGGGACATGCGCGCCATGCCCCCCAGTCAATCGTTTTTCGACGGAAAATTCACCGTGATACGCCCCTTTGCCTTTACCGAAAAAAGGGCCATCCTTCGTTTTTCAAAGCGGATGGAATTTCCCGATATTCAAAATCCCTGCCCGAGCGCCTCAAACTCGAAACGGCTGGAAATCAGGCGGATGCTGGCGGATTTCCACAGCGAAAACGACAAAATAACGGGCAATATTTTCAGGGCCATGCGCCGCCCGTCAACCGGCCCTTTCCTGTGA
- the folE gene encoding GTP cyclohydrolase FolE2, with amino-acid sequence MKDIQNQRDHRNIPIDKVGIKNIRYPIKVLDRKNRVQHTVASVNMYVDLPHKTKGTHMSRFVEILNLIKSEVSLQNISAALDQMKTHLKARSAHIELTFPYFIEKKAPVSGSPGLMDYLCRIEGSSDPDGKLDIISEVRAPISSVCPCSKEISDAGAHNQRGEARLRIRFKKFIWIEDMIELVESSSSCEVFSVLKRVDEKEVTEKGYENPKFVEDIVRDIAEKIKDDENITWFSVSAENFESIHNHSAYAHICGGR; translated from the coding sequence ATGAAAGACATACAAAACCAGCGGGACCACCGGAACATCCCCATCGACAAGGTGGGGATCAAAAACATTCGCTACCCCATCAAGGTGCTGGACCGGAAAAACCGGGTCCAGCACACGGTGGCGTCGGTCAACATGTACGTGGACCTGCCCCATAAGACCAAGGGGACCCACATGAGCCGGTTTGTGGAGATCCTCAACCTGATCAAATCCGAGGTCTCCCTGCAGAACATCTCGGCGGCCCTGGACCAGATGAAGACCCATCTCAAGGCCAGGTCCGCGCACATCGAGCTGACCTTTCCCTATTTCATTGAAAAAAAAGCCCCGGTGAGCGGATCCCCGGGCCTGATGGATTACCTGTGCCGCATCGAGGGCTCCAGCGATCCCGACGGAAAGTTGGACATCATTTCAGAAGTCCGGGCGCCCATCTCCTCGGTGTGCCCGTGCTCCAAGGAGATCAGCGACGCCGGCGCCCACAACCAGCGGGGAGAGGCGCGTTTGCGGATACGGTTCAAAAAATTTATCTGGATCGAGGACATGATCGAGCTGGTGGAGTCTTCCTCCTCCTGCGAGGTGTTTTCGGTTTTGAAGCGCGTGGATGAAAAGGAAGTGACTGAAAAAGGCTACGAAAACCCCAAATTTGTGGAGGACATCGTCCGGGACATCGCTGAAAAAATCAAAGACGACGAAAACATCACCTGGTTTTCCGTGAGCGCCGAAAACTTTGAGTCCATCCACAACCACAGCGCCTACGCCCACATCTGCGGCGGGAGATAA
- a CDS encoding N-ethylmaleimide reductase: MSNPILFEPVRSKAFEFKNRIALAPMTRARAGESRVPNDLMARYYHQRSGAGLMVTEATVVSEKGLGWVDSPGIYTDEMVEGWRKTTEKIAPAGARIFLQLWHCGRASHSDFFNGAPPVSASAVKLNGDFVRTPFGEKPYETPRPLSEKEIKDTVADYRKAAENAKKAGFDGVEVHGANGYLINQFLDSKTNLRQDRYGGSVQNRFRFFKEILDAALDVWGPGRVGARISPNGVFNDMGGDDFRETYLHAAREMDALDLAYLHIMDGLAFGFHEKGEPMTLEEFRAVYSGLIVANCGYDRKSAEEAVSAGRADMVAFGRPFISNPDLPERFKNNWPLTPWDDMSGWYSPGPGGYADYEPFDPSA; encoded by the coding sequence ATGAGTAATCCCATCTTGTTTGAGCCTGTCCGTTCCAAAGCGTTTGAGTTCAAGAACCGAATCGCCCTGGCGCCCATGACCCGGGCCAGGGCCGGGGAAAGCCGCGTTCCCAACGACCTCATGGCCCGGTACTACCACCAGCGCTCCGGCGCCGGGCTGATGGTCACAGAGGCCACCGTGGTCTCGGAAAAGGGCCTGGGATGGGTGGATTCCCCCGGCATATACACCGATGAGATGGTCGAGGGGTGGCGCAAAACCACGGAAAAAATCGCCCCCGCAGGCGCCCGGATTTTTCTCCAGCTCTGGCATTGCGGCCGGGCCTCCCACAGCGATTTTTTCAACGGCGCGCCGCCGGTCTCGGCCTCGGCCGTGAAGCTCAACGGCGACTTTGTCCGAACCCCCTTTGGCGAAAAACCCTACGAGACCCCCAGGCCCCTTTCCGAAAAGGAAATCAAAGACACGGTGGCCGATTATCGAAAAGCCGCTGAAAACGCCAAAAAGGCGGGGTTTGACGGCGTGGAGGTTCACGGGGCCAACGGGTACCTCATCAACCAGTTCCTGGATTCCAAAACCAACCTCCGGCAGGACCGTTACGGCGGAAGCGTTCAGAACCGGTTCCGGTTTTTCAAAGAGATCCTGGACGCGGCCCTCGATGTCTGGGGGCCCGGCCGGGTGGGCGCCCGTATTTCCCCCAACGGGGTGTTCAACGACATGGGCGGCGACGATTTCAGGGAAACCTACCTGCACGCGGCCCGTGAGATGGACGCGCTGGACCTGGCGTATCTTCACATCATGGACGGTCTGGCGTTTGGTTTCCATGAAAAGGGCGAGCCCATGACCCTGGAGGAATTCCGGGCCGTTTACAGCGGTCTCATCGTGGCCAACTGCGGCTATGACCGGAAATCCGCCGAAGAGGCCGTCTCGGCGGGCAGGGCGGATATGGTGGCCTTCGGCCGCCCCTTTATCTCCAACCCCGACCTGCCCGAGCGGTTTAAAAATAATTGGCCCTTGACCCCCTGGGACGACATGTCCGGGTGGTATTCCCCGGGCCCTGGGGGCTACGCCGATTACGAGCCCTTTGACCCGTCCGCCTGA
- a CDS encoding Diguanylate cyclase — protein MTDLSTQYLGMELRNPLIAGSSGLTGSLEKVKKMEESGAGAVVLKSIFEEEIAYEYSDFIEKAAKSGPAPTHFEYEGRQNPIEYYDYKIREDNLNRYVQLVEDTQKALSVPVIASVNCYLHSADWVSYARYLEQAGADAIELNMFFPPTHFKREKRDMERLYFEVTDKILKEVSIPAALKISHYFTDLGPMILKLSRTGVKGLVLFNRFFSPDFDIEEFKVIPSFVLSDPSELAISLRWMSIMAQKVECDLAASTGVHDGDALIKHLLAGAAAVQVASCLYKNGPEYIGNMLEHLRGWMVRKGFSRLSDFKGKMSQDKSADPAVYERVQFMKYFGGKKNVRV, from the coding sequence ATGACGGATTTATCAACTCAGTACCTTGGAATGGAATTGCGCAATCCCCTCATCGCGGGAAGCTCGGGATTGACCGGAAGCCTTGAAAAGGTGAAAAAAATGGAGGAAAGCGGCGCGGGCGCCGTGGTCCTGAAATCCATTTTTGAAGAGGAGATCGCCTATGAATACAGCGATTTCATTGAAAAGGCCGCCAAATCCGGCCCGGCTCCCACCCATTTTGAATACGAGGGGCGGCAAAATCCCATTGAGTATTACGACTATAAAATCCGGGAGGACAATTTAAACCGCTATGTCCAGCTCGTTGAGGACACCCAAAAGGCGCTTTCCGTCCCGGTGATCGCCAGCGTCAACTGCTATCTCCACTCCGCCGACTGGGTCTCCTACGCCCGGTATCTGGAGCAGGCCGGGGCCGACGCCATCGAGCTGAACATGTTTTTTCCGCCCACCCATTTCAAACGGGAAAAGCGGGACATGGAGCGGCTGTACTTCGAGGTGACGGACAAAATTTTAAAGGAGGTCTCCATCCCGGCGGCGCTGAAAATCAGCCATTATTTCACAGATCTGGGTCCCATGATCCTGAAACTGTCCCGGACGGGCGTCAAGGGGCTCGTGCTGTTCAACCGGTTTTTCAGCCCGGATTTCGACATTGAGGAATTCAAAGTCATTCCCTCGTTTGTCTTAAGCGATCCTTCCGAGCTGGCCATTTCCTTGAGGTGGATGTCCATCATGGCCCAAAAGGTCGAGTGCGACCTGGCCGCCTCCACCGGGGTCCATGACGGAGACGCGCTCATCAAACACCTCCTGGCCGGCGCCGCCGCCGTTCAGGTCGCCTCCTGCCTGTACAAAAACGGCCCGGAATATATCGGGAATATGCTGGAGCATTTAAGAGGGTGGATGGTGCGGAAAGGCTTTTCCCGGCTGTCTGATTTCAAAGGAAAAATGAGCCAGGACAAAAGCGCGGACCCGGCCGTGTACGAACGGGTCCAGTTCATGAAATATTTCGGCGGCAAGAAAAACGTCCGGGTTTGA
- a CDS encoding putative type I restriction enzyme HindVIIP R protein (Evidence 3 : Putative function from multiple computational evidences) has protein sequence MTQINENTLEQTALDWFSSLGWATAFGPDISPDSPARERDDYDQVVLVGRLQTALENINPDIPPDSIEEAVRKIARADSPSLIENNRRFHRMLTDGVDISYMRQDGEVHDKVWPLDLEKLENNDWLVVNQFTVIEDRRTRRPDMVVFVNGLPLGVIELKNPTNEKATIRHAFNQLQTYKSDISGLFIHNEMLVISDGLKARIGTLTSGWDRFMPWRAIDGKEVALKGSAELETLLRGVFEKRRFLDLVLNFIVFDDDGAVISKKAAAYHQFHAVNKAVERSLSACGVDAEPNMLYARFPEHDERNPFMVRDPQAAYGSGSDHFDDRRIGVIWHTQGSGKSLLMAFFAGKVIRHPAMKNPTLLMITDRNDLDDQLFGTFSSCQDLLRQTPVQAENREHLKALLQVPAGGVVFTTIQKFLPDAGGLGYPELSARRNIVVIADEAHRSQYDFIDGFARHMHDALPNASFIGFTGTPIERDDRSTPAVFGDYIDRYDILRAVEDGATVPIFYEGRLAKVDLKEDEKPKIDPEFEEITEGEEEADKQKLRARWAALEAMVGAEKRIALVAEDLVTHFEGRLQALDGKAMVICMSRRICVDIYNAICVGTDNNPPLRPGWHSDDDGKGALKIVMSGSASDRSEWQPHIRSKPRREALAKRFKDPADPMKMVIVRDMWLTGFDCPSLHTMYVDKPMRGHGLMQAIARVNRVFKDKPGGLIVDYLGIADQLKGALADYTEAGGRGEAAVNQEEAVAVLLEKFEVLVSMFHGFDYPSILKAEPAKRINGIAAAMEHILQLVDGKKRYLTEVTALSKAFALAVPHEEALKIRDEVGFFQEVRAGLAKNTVGGEGKTPEEMDTAIRQLVSRAVAPEEVVDIFASAGLKKPDISILSDDFLQEARRLPHRNLAVELLRKLLNDEIKTNSRKNVVQARSFSEMLEKAIRKYRNRSIEAAQVIEELIKLAKEMLEAQRRGDDLGMTDDETAFYDALEVNDSAVKVLGDETLKTIAHELVEAVRRSVTVDWTVRKNARAQIRVIVKRILRKYGYPPDKQEKATQTVLEQAEVLCKEWAAA, from the coding sequence ATGACCCAAATCAACGAAAACACACTGGAACAAACCGCCCTTGACTGGTTTTCCTCCCTGGGCTGGGCCACGGCCTTCGGCCCGGACATCAGCCCGGACAGCCCGGCGCGGGAACGCGACGATTACGATCAGGTCGTTTTGGTCGGAAGGCTTCAAACCGCCCTGGAGAACATCAACCCGGACATCCCGCCGGATTCCATTGAAGAGGCAGTCCGGAAAATAGCGCGGGCCGATTCGCCGAGCCTGATCGAGAACAACCGGCGTTTTCATCGAATGCTGACCGATGGTGTGGATATCTCCTATATGCGTCAGGACGGAGAGGTCCACGACAAGGTATGGCCGCTTGATCTTGAAAAGCTGGAGAACAATGATTGGCTCGTCGTCAATCAATTTACCGTCATCGAGGATCGCAGAACCCGGCGGCCCGATATGGTGGTTTTTGTCAATGGACTGCCCCTGGGCGTGATCGAACTCAAAAATCCGACGAATGAAAAGGCGACCATTCGTCACGCCTTTAATCAGCTTCAGACGTACAAAAGCGATATTTCCGGCCTCTTCATCCATAACGAGATGCTTGTCATTTCCGACGGCCTGAAAGCCCGAATCGGAACGCTCACAAGCGGCTGGGACCGCTTCATGCCATGGCGCGCGATTGACGGCAAAGAAGTCGCCCTGAAAGGCTCTGCGGAACTTGAAACACTGCTGAGGGGAGTCTTCGAAAAGCGGCGTTTCCTCGACCTTGTGTTGAATTTCATCGTGTTTGACGACGACGGGGCCGTTATCTCCAAAAAAGCGGCGGCCTATCACCAGTTCCATGCCGTGAACAAAGCGGTTGAACGCTCCTTGTCGGCATGCGGCGTCGATGCGGAGCCCAACATGCTGTATGCCCGCTTCCCGGAGCATGACGAGCGCAATCCATTTATGGTCCGCGATCCGCAGGCCGCTTATGGCTCGGGATCCGACCACTTTGACGACCGTCGAATCGGGGTGATCTGGCATACCCAGGGAAGCGGAAAAAGTCTGTTAATGGCGTTTTTCGCCGGAAAGGTCATTCGCCACCCGGCCATGAAAAACCCCACGCTGCTGATGATCACCGACAGAAATGATCTGGATGACCAGCTTTTCGGCACGTTTTCATCCTGTCAGGATCTTTTGCGGCAAACACCCGTTCAGGCTGAAAACCGGGAGCATTTGAAAGCGCTGCTTCAGGTCCCCGCCGGCGGGGTTGTTTTCACGACGATTCAGAAGTTCCTGCCCGACGCCGGGGGCCTGGGATATCCCGAGTTGTCCGCCCGGCGCAATATCGTGGTCATTGCCGATGAAGCGCACCGGAGCCAGTACGACTTCATCGACGGATTTGCGCGCCACATGCATGACGCCCTTCCGAACGCCTCTTTCATAGGATTCACGGGCACGCCCATTGAGCGAGATGACCGCAGCACGCCCGCTGTCTTTGGCGACTACATTGACAGATACGACATCCTGCGGGCGGTCGAGGACGGCGCCACGGTTCCCATTTTTTATGAAGGCAGACTGGCGAAGGTTGATTTGAAAGAAGATGAAAAACCGAAAATCGATCCTGAATTCGAGGAAATCACAGAAGGCGAAGAAGAGGCGGATAAGCAGAAACTACGCGCCAGGTGGGCCGCCCTTGAAGCGATGGTCGGCGCGGAAAAGCGAATCGCCCTCGTTGCGGAAGATCTCGTCACCCATTTTGAAGGACGCCTGCAGGCCTTAGACGGCAAGGCCATGGTTATCTGCATGAGTCGTCGAATATGCGTGGATATTTACAACGCAATCTGTGTGGGAACGGATAATAATCCGCCCCTGCGGCCCGGTTGGCATAGCGATGACGACGGCAAAGGCGCGCTGAAGATCGTCATGTCCGGCTCCGCCTCGGACCGATCTGAATGGCAGCCTCATATTCGCAGCAAGCCGAGACGCGAGGCCCTGGCCAAGAGGTTCAAAGACCCGGCCGATCCAATGAAGATGGTGATCGTGCGGGATATGTGGTTGACCGGATTCGACTGCCCGTCGCTGCACACAATGTACGTGGATAAGCCGATGCGAGGGCACGGCCTGATGCAGGCGATAGCCCGGGTCAACCGGGTGTTCAAAGACAAGCCGGGCGGATTGATCGTTGACTATCTCGGCATTGCGGATCAGCTAAAAGGAGCTCTTGCGGACTATACCGAAGCGGGCGGTCGCGGCGAGGCCGCAGTCAACCAGGAAGAGGCGGTCGCTGTGCTGCTGGAAAAGTTCGAGGTCCTCGTTTCCATGTTTCACGGTTTCGATTACCCCTCAATTCTCAAAGCGGAACCAGCGAAGCGTATCAACGGCATCGCGGCCGCTATGGAACATATCCTTCAGCTGGTGGATGGAAAAAAGCGATATCTGACAGAGGTCACGGCGCTGTCGAAGGCATTTGCCCTCGCTGTCCCGCATGAAGAGGCCCTGAAGATTCGCGATGAAGTGGGATTTTTCCAGGAAGTTCGCGCCGGGTTGGCCAAAAACACCGTAGGAGGCGAGGGAAAAACCCCTGAAGAGATGGACACCGCGATCCGCCAGTTGGTGTCGAGAGCGGTGGCGCCTGAAGAGGTCGTCGATATTTTTGCCTCGGCGGGCCTGAAGAAACCCGATATCTCAATTCTTTCTGACGACTTCCTGCAGGAGGCGCGGCGGCTTCCACACCGGAACCTCGCTGTGGAACTGCTGAGAAAACTCCTGAACGATGAAATCAAGACAAACTCCCGCAAAAACGTCGTTCAGGCGCGCTCCTTTTCGGAGATGCTGGAAAAGGCCATACGGAAGTACCGGAACCGCTCAATTGAGGCCGCGCAGGTCATCGAGGAATTAATCAAATTGGCAAAAGAGATGCTCGAGGCTCAACGGCGGGGCGATGATCTCGGCATGACCGACGACGAAACCGCCTTCTACGACGCGCTGGAAGTCAACGACAGCGCCGTTAAAGTTCTGGGGGATGAGACACTCAAAACGATTGCCCACGAATTGGTCGAAGCGGTTCGACGGAGCGTGACGGTAGACTGGACTGTCCGAAAAAACGCCCGCGCCCAGATCCGCGTGATCGTGAAACGGATTCTGCGTAAATATGGGTACCCCCCGGACAAACAGGAAAAAGCGACCCAAACCGTTCTGGAGCAGGCGGAAGTTCTTTGTAAAGAGTGGGCGGCGGCCTGA
- a CDS encoding transposase, giving the protein MKYNPDIHHRRSIRLKGHDYSQAGAYFLTVCARRRECLFGEITDGNMALNKAGEIVADEWVKSGEIRDEIELDEWVVMPNHIHGIIMINGPGRGDRPVAPKSTFAPAIPVAPAIPVLPKSPVIPATPGPRPKSIGALLAGFKSAAAKRVNQIRNTPGKLWQRNYYEHIIRNENELNRIRRYIINNPKNWNLDRENPDAHATHEPSVSYDAAP; this is encoded by the coding sequence ATGAAATACAATCCCGATATCCATCACCGCCGGTCGATCCGCCTGAAAGGACACGATTATTCACAGGCCGGGGCCTATTTCCTCACCGTCTGCGCCCGCCGCCGGGAATGCCTGTTCGGCGAAATCACGGACGGGAACATGGCGCTGAATAAGGCCGGGGAAATTGTCGCGGACGAATGGGTCAAATCCGGTGAAATTCGGGATGAAATCGAACTGGATGAATGGGTGGTCATGCCAAATCACATTCACGGAATCATCATGATCAATGGTCCTGGTAGGGGCGACCGGCCGGTCGCCCCCAAATCAACATTCGCCCCCGCAATTCCGGTCGCCCCCGCAATACCGGTCCTCCCCAAATCGCCGGTCATTCCCGCAACGCCGGGTCCGCGCCCCAAATCCATAGGGGCGCTGTTGGCCGGTTTTAAATCGGCCGCCGCAAAACGCGTGAATCAAATCCGAAACACCCCCGGCAAACTATGGCAGCGCAATTATTACGAACACATCATCCGAAACGAAAACGAATTAAACCGCATCCGGCGATACATCATCAACAATCCGAAAAACTGGAATTTGGACCGGGAAAATCCCGACGCCCATGCGACACATGAACCCTCTGTTTCATACGACGCCGCGCCATGA